The Malus domestica chromosome 13, GDT2T_hap1 genome includes a window with the following:
- the LOC103453004 gene encoding acyl carrier protein 1, chloroplastic-like, protein MASLARASTALSTSFKPALAPSSRSSGLKSVSFSITGKRFPSISSRPGRFQVSCAAKPETITKVCGIVKKQLALAEDIDVSAGSKFTELGADSLDTVEIVMGLEEAFGITVEEENAQTIATVQDAADLIEDLVAKKSA, encoded by the exons ATGGCTTCCCTCGCCCGAGCTTCTACTGCCCTTTCCACCTCCTTCAAGCCCGCTCTG GCACCCAGCAGCAGGAGCTCTGGTTTGAAATCAGTTTCCTTTTCCATTACTGGAAAGCGCTTTCCATCCATCAGTTCTCGACCTGGGCGCTTCCAAGTTTCTTGTGCG GCCAAACCGGAGACTATCACCAAGGTGTGTGGCATAGTGAAGAAGCAGCTGGCCTTAGCTGAAGACATCGATGTGTCTGCTGGCTCAAAATTTACAGAACTTGGCGCCGATTCTCTTGACACA GTTGAGATTGTGATGGGACTTGAGGAGGCGTTTGGCATCACCGTGGAGGAAGAAAACGCCCAGACCATCGCCACTGTTCAAGATGCAGCTGACCTGATCGAGGATCTCGTTGCGAAGAAGAGTGCTTAA
- the LOC103453003 gene encoding classical arabinogalactan protein 27-like, with protein sequence MASFWLNVALMMALMASPLLSFNSKASSISASPAFFTNSPPSSNLQGLVPPEIAPLLPSPGPEVPTTPTDSSIPTIPSNPSPLNLDDPPYPALSPFGSLPASSGASADLVWTLKVATFAFSAACVLVHAVSFLGCKYLLWDT encoded by the coding sequence ATGGCCTCTTTTTGGTTAAATGTAGCCCTCATGATGGCTCTCATGGCCTCACCTCTTCTTTCCTTCAATTCAAAAGCGTCAAGCATCTCAGCTTCCCCAGCATTCTTCACCAATTCCCCTCCATCTTCTAATCTGCAAGGACTCGTACCTCCAGAAATAGCTCCACTTTTGCCATCTCCAGGTCCTGAGGTGCCTACCACTCCAACTGATTCCTCCATACCCACCATTCCCTCCAACCCgagccctctgaatctcgacgACCCGCCTTACCCTGCACTTTCACCATTTGGGTCATTGCCAGCTTCTTCAGGAGCATCTGCAGATTTAGTTTGGACTCTAAAGGTTGCTACTTTTGCATTTTCAGCTGCATGTGTATTGGTTCATGCAGTTAGTTTCTTAGGGTGTAAGTATTTGTTGTGGGATACATGA
- the LOC103453002 gene encoding serine/threonine-protein kinase RUNKEL-like, giving the protein MNQYHIYEAIGHGKCSTVYKGRKKKTIEYFAIKSVEKSQKSKLLQEVKILHTLDHQNILKFYWWYETSAHLWLVLEYCVGGNLMTLLNQDKQLPEESIHDLGCDLVRALLFLHSKGIIYCDLKPSNILLDENGRTKLCDFGLARKLSDISQIPSSSLPQAKRGTPCYMAPELFEEGGVHSYASDFWALGCVLYECYAGRPPFVGREFTQLVKSIISDPTPALPGTPSRSFVNLINFLLIKDPAERIQWPELCGHAFWRTKLTLVPLPPQPAFDNMLEQYARPCLSERNGDKSSQIRTPKSCQKDVKGTFKQDENTILGANGHETPVKGTPGSRRTQAKVSGRGVGEKQKDPSGATRGVNLLRLSRIAKQNLQRENEKENYRRPVSTNTENDSEVKIENTDMELDFNENTEDDTHDESDGSDIQACPPDNKFSSQHQGKMEEMENNLNQSDALPVVSTPASDESGVHDQEPSPQSIEMAAIPPSASPQIKNQRFKEGSGSAVDYDSSKSPNNLSQVLWHPSDLSVRPVMPSRKSDKNSEVIPSLPFEALQASDFVKISKEQLDALNSKIIAIFNGNSSIGEKQNVIRYLEMLSNNADAANILTNGPIMLLLVKMLRLSKALALRVQLASLVGLLIRHSTFIQDDLADSGILGSLADGLRDKQEKVRRFSMAALGELLFYISTQSEQADSNPAESPSKESRSTSGWQVSNALLSLVSSILRKGEDDLTQLYALRTIENICSQAGPWAARLTSQDMINNLCYLYRAAGKQESMRLTAGSCLVRLVRFNPPSIQPVIEKLSLKDIASALVKGSLREQQISLNLLNMAMLGSHVFTNVGRYLLPLMEDKNLVPSLVSLIDQGSEVLKGKALVFVALLCKSSRRWLPHFFCHAKLLSAVDRLVKEKDRYVQQCLEASVCVVASAIPSLLDTITGDIQKMMGGRRHGYQSPLNSRAAPKTNVYTFPVVLHLLRSLSFKRKVVNEQVLQQLANLMKLVETPFQGRDDFQITLLRILESVSEESHVILESPDIFIREVLPSLAVLYKGNKDGDARFLCLKILFDVMVIFLNEQSEDQQRSKELESISNKNFLPLYPSLIEDEDPIPLYAQKLLVMLIEFNYIKIADILNLKIVSQCFEFLLGDLSSANVNNVMLCLALTSAPEMETKLLSQLKVVRKIGNLLEFVYAKDMEDFLEPTLGLCRAFLVRSVSGRKGFIYSKEPDLLGDASSEASGADQQQGIRDIMDFGSNVGVLLELSRSYGGNVVDLASECVVLLLKAAPREATAGLLTNLPKVTAVLESWRRGASHLLVLRVLHALGYSCRQYLLHAMILSISIPEISRIEGIVSEIKSSGVHVLATAAFHVAVELQRLPRCL; this is encoded by the exons ATGAACCAGTACCACATCTACGAAGCCATTGGCCACGGAAAATGCTCG ACTGTGTACaaagggaggaagaagaagacgattGAGTACTTCGCGATTAAGAGCGTCGAGAAGTCACAGAAGAGCAAGCTTCTCCAAGAA GTGAAGATTCTTCACACTCTAGATCATCAAAATATCCTCAAGTTTTACTGGTG GTATGAAACTTCTGCTCACTTGTGGTTGGTTTTGGAGTATTGCGTTGGGGGCAATTTGATGACACTATTAAACCAG GATAAGCAGCTACCTGAAGAGTCAATTCATGACCTTGGGTGTGACCTTGTTAGAGCTTTGCT GTTTTTACACTCAAAGGGAATCATATACTGTGACTTGAAACCATCAAATATCTTGTTAGACGAGAATGGCCGTACAAAG CTCTGTGATTTTGGATTGGCGAGAAAATTGAGTGATATATCACAAATACCTTCTTCTTCA TTGCCACAAGCGAAACGCGGGACACCTTGTTATATGGCTCCTGAGCTTTTTGAAGAAGGGGGTGTCCATTCATATGCATCTGATTTCTGGGCCCTTGGGTGTGTACTGTATGAGTGCTATGCTGGGAGGCCTCCTTTTGTGGGTAGGGAATTTACTCAGCTAGTAAAATCCATTATCTCAGATCCAACTCCGGCTCTACCTGGAACTCCTAGCCGTTCTTTTGTCAATCTAATAAATTTTTTACTCATAAAGGATCCAGCAGAAAGAATACAGTGGCCTGAACTTTGTGGTCATGCTTTCTGGAGGACTAAGTTAACTTTAGTGCCTCTACCTCCTCAGCCTGCTTTTGATAATATGCTTGAGCAATATGCTCGGCCGTGTCTGTCAGAGCGCAATGGTGATAAATCTTCCCAAATCAGAACTCCTAAATCTTGCCAAAAGGATGTTAAAGGAACTTTTAAGCAGGATGAGAATACTATTTTAGGAGCAAACGGTCATGAGACTCCAGTCAAGGGTACACCTGGAAGCCGCAGAACTCAAGCAAAGGTTTCTGGCAGAGGGGTTGGTGAAAAGCAAAAGGATCCTTCTGGTGCCACGAGGGGTGTGAATCTTTTGAGGCTCTCAAGAATTGCAAAACAGAACCTGCAGAgggaaaatgagaaggaaaacTACCGCAGGCCAGTGTCTACTAATACTGAGAATGATTCTGAAGTCAAAATTGAGAACACGGACATGGAACTTGACTTTAATGAGAACACGGAAGATGACACACATGATGAATCTGATGGGTCTGATATCCAAGCTTGTCCACCCGACAACAAATTTTCAAGTCAGCACCAGGGTAAAATGGAAGAGATGGAAAACAACTTGAACCAATCAGATGCCCTGCCTGTGGTTAGTACACCTGCCTCAGATGAATCCGGAGTTCATGATCAGGAACCATCTCCCCAGAGTATTGAAATGGCTGCAATTCCACCCAGTGCTAGTCCTCAAATTAAAAATCAGAGATTTAAAGAAGGTTCAGGATCTGCAGTTGACTATGATTCTTCAAAATCTCCAAATAACCTTTCACAAGTTCTTTGGCATCCATCAGATCTCTCAGTCAGACCTGTGATGCCCAGCAGAAAATCTGACAAAAATTCGGAGGTAATTCCTTCTCTTCCCTTTGAGGCACTGCAAGCCTCTGACTTTGTGAAGATCTCTAAAGAGCAGTTGGATGCACTCAACAGTAAGATTATAGCCATTTTTAATGGGAACAGTAGCATTGGCGAGAAGCAGAATGTAATTAGATACCTTGAGATGTTAAGCAATAATGCTGATGCTGCAAATATCTTGACCAATGGACCTATCATGCTTCTGCTTGTTAAAATGCTCCGGTTGTCCAAGGCTTTGGCTTTGCGTGTCCAACTTGCTTCACTGGTTGGTTTGTTGATTAGACATTCTACTTTTATTCAAGATGATTTGGCAGATTCAGGAATTTTGGGTTCACTTGCTGATGGCCTCAGAGACAAGCAGGAAAAGGTGAGGAGGTTTTCAATGGCTGCCTTGGGTGAGTTGCTATTCTATATATCCACTCAAAGTGAGCAGGCAGACAGCAATCCAGCAGAGTCTCCGTCAAAGGAAAGCCGGTCCACATCTGGGTGGCAG GTTTCAAATGCATTGCTTTCATTGGTGTCATCAATTTTACGAAAAGGAGAGGATGACTTAACTCAGTTATATGCATTGAGGACAATAGAAAATATTTGCAGTCAAGCAGGGCCGTGGGCAGCTCGTTTGACTAGCCAGGACATGATTAATAACCTGTGTTATTTATATAGGGCTGCTGGAAAGCAGGAGAGCATGAGGCTCACAGCAGGATCATGCTTGGTCCGTCTGGTTCGTTTTAACCCACCTAGCATTCAACCAGTAATAGAGAAGCTCTCCTTAAAGGACATAGCATCGGCACTTGTGAAGGGCAGCCTGCGTGAGCAGCAAATAAGCTTAAACCTCTTAAACATGGCCATGCTTGGAAGTCATGTGTTCACGAATGTTGGCAGGTACCTCCTCCCATTGATGGAGGATAAGAATCTTGTCCCAAGTCTTGTGTCTCTTATTGATCAGGGAAGTGAGGTTTTGAAGGGAAAGGCACTTGTTTTTGTTGCTCTTCTTTGTAAGAGCAGTAGGAGGTGGCTGCCACATTTTTTTTGCCACGCCAAGTTGCTTTCTGCAGTGGACAGGTTGGTGAAAGAGAAGGACCGTTATGTGCAGCAGTGTTTAGAGGCATCTGTGTGTGTTGTGGCGTCTGCTATACCCAGTTTACTGGATACTATTACTGGAGATATTCAGAAAATGATGGGAGGTAGGCGCCATGGGTATCAATCTCCCCTTAACAGTAGAGCTGCTCCAAAGACCAATGTTTATACGTTTCCCGTAGTTCTCCATCTTCTTCGAAGCTTGTCATTTAAGCGCAAAGTGGTTAATGAACAGGTCCTGCAGCAGTTGGCAAATCTAATGAAACTCGTGGAGACACCATTTCAG GGCAGGGATGACTTTCAGATTACCCTTCTCCGAATTCTTGAGTCTGTCTCAGAGGAGTCGCATGTGATTCTTGAAAGCCCTGACATTTTTATTCGTGAGGTTCTCCCCAGTTTGGCTGTTCTTTATAAGGGTAACAAGGATGGTGATGCCAGGTTTCTGtgcttgaaaattttgtttgaCGTGATGGTAATTTTTTTGAATGAACAATCTGAAGATCAACAAAGGTCCAAAGAACTGGAATCCATATCCAATAAGAATTTTCTTCCTCTCTACCCTTCCTTGATTGAAGATGAAGATCCGATTCCCTTGTACGCACAGAAGCTTCTTGTGATGCTTATTGAATTTAATTACATCAAAATTGCAGACATTCTAAATCTTAAGATAGTCTCACAATGCTTTGAGTTTTTGCTCGGCGATCTTTCAAGTGCAAATGTGAACAATGTCATGCTATGTCTGGCTCTGACATCGGCACCTGAGATGGAAACCAAGTTACTTTCTCAACTGAAGGTAGTTAGGAAAATAGGAAACCTTCTAGAGTTTGTATATGCAAAGGATATGGAAGATTTTCTGGAACCAACCCTTGGCCTATGTAGGGCTTTCCTTGTACGGTCAGTGAGTGGTAGAAAAGGCTTCATCTATTCAAAAGAACCTGATCTTCTGGGTGATGCGTCTTCTGAGGCAAGTGGTGCTGATCAGCAACAAGGCATTAGAGATATCATGGACTTCGGCAGCAATGTTGGCGTCTTACTAGAGTTGAGTAGATCATATGGAGGAAATGTGGTAGATCTGGCCTCAGAATGCGTTGTCTTGTTGCTCAAGGCAGCTCCAAGGGAAGCCACTGCTGGTCTGCTAACTAATCTTCCAAAAGTTACTGCAGTCCTCGAGTCTTGGCGTAGGGGCGCATCTCACTTATTGGTGCTGCGCGTGCTGCATGCCCTTGGTTATTCCTGTAGGCAATATTTGTTACACGCAATGATACTGTCGATATCTATACCCGAGATCTCAAGAATTGAAGGCATAGTTTCTGAGATTAAAAGTTCAGGTGTACATGTTTTAGCCACTGCTGCTTTCCATGTGGCTGTGGAGTTGCAACGGCTGCCTCGCTGCCTGTAA